A window from Aquabacterium sp. NJ1 encodes these proteins:
- the kdpE gene encoding two-component system response regulator KdpE: protein MSLNPYTILLVEDDPHIRRFVHAALEGDGCRVVESDTMQHGLIEAGTRKPDMVILDLGLPDGDGRQFVTDLRTWSSMPVLVLSARAAEVDKIDVLDAGADDYLTKPFSVGELLARVRAMLRRARRGTDIEQPVFKFGTIEVDLIRRQVTRNGQAVHLTPIEYRLLCVLLAHAGKVMTHRQLLREVWGPAYAESNHYTRIYVGHLRQKLEDDPAQPRHFLTEVGVGYRFQLDN from the coding sequence ATGAGCCTCAACCCTTACACCATCTTGCTGGTCGAAGACGACCCGCACATCCGCCGCTTCGTGCACGCCGCGCTGGAAGGCGATGGCTGCCGCGTGGTCGAGAGCGACACCATGCAGCACGGCCTGATCGAGGCTGGCACACGCAAGCCCGACATGGTCATCCTGGATCTGGGCCTGCCCGATGGTGATGGCCGCCAGTTCGTGACCGACCTGCGCACCTGGTCGAGCATGCCGGTGCTGGTGCTGTCGGCACGCGCCGCCGAGGTCGACAAGATCGACGTGCTGGACGCCGGTGCCGACGACTACCTGACCAAGCCCTTCTCCGTCGGCGAGCTGCTGGCCCGTGTGCGCGCCATGCTGCGCCGCGCCCGCCGCGGCACCGACATCGAGCAACCCGTGTTCAAGTTCGGCACCATCGAGGTGGACCTCATCCGCCGCCAGGTCACGCGCAACGGCCAGGCCGTGCACCTCACCCCCATCGAGTACCGGCTCCTGTGCGTGCTGCTGGCGCACGCGGGCAAGGTCATGACGCACCGCCAATTGCTGCGCGAGGTGTGGGGGCCAGCTTACGCCGAGAGCAACCACTACACGCGCATCTATGTGGGCCACCTGCGCCAAAAGCTGGAGGACGACCCCGCCCAGCCCCGCCACTTTCTCACCGAGGTGGGCGTGGGCTACC
- a CDS encoding DUF4118 domain-containing protein yields the protein MSTTISPINAPARHATWSEYLLAIVACGLTTALTIPLHDWLELVNTVMLFLLTVVLVATRLGRGPAVLASFLSVGLFDFFYVPPRWSFAVSDVQYLLTFAVMLVVALVISQLTISLRLRAYEAQQAAQRSDALYSLASQLAGALEIEQVCTATQQFTHLQLQGDMRLLLPGEGEALVPALPSQATLPTTMALMAQAVYRDYKGHGAQHAGDDDQLHVMLPLTGSTRARGVLIISTSHARAQKLATERTLLDALASLVATALERLHFVNVAHQTQLEMNDERLRGSILSALSHDIRTPLTSLFGLADTLTLLQPPLPAPAHEMAGAIRDQAMRLHSMVSNLLDMARLQSGQQAGQLPLRLEWQPIEEVIGASIQLLGHSLHGHRITVQLPDTLPLVAIDAVLMERVFGNLLENASKYAPPGSDIHVQAHTDGARMLVSVRNAGSGFPADKLHHVFDVFERGQPESAIPGVGLGLSICRVIVEAHGGQIEALNPPEGGAEVRFTLPLGHPPAIEPELDMPSPARPGATLDTNTEARR from the coding sequence ATGTCCACCACGATCAGCCCGATCAACGCCCCTGCAAGGCACGCCACCTGGTCCGAGTACCTGCTCGCCATCGTCGCTTGCGGGCTCACCACGGCGCTCACCATCCCGCTGCATGACTGGCTGGAGCTGGTCAACACCGTCATGCTGTTCCTGCTGACCGTGGTGCTGGTGGCCACCCGCCTGGGCCGCGGCCCGGCGGTGCTGGCCTCTTTCCTGAGCGTGGGCCTGTTCGACTTCTTCTATGTGCCACCTCGCTGGTCGTTTGCCGTCAGCGATGTCCAGTACCTGCTGACCTTCGCCGTGATGCTGGTGGTGGCCCTGGTGATCAGCCAGCTCACCATCAGCCTGCGCCTGCGCGCCTACGAGGCCCAACAGGCGGCCCAGCGCTCGGATGCCCTGTATTCACTGGCCAGCCAGCTGGCCGGTGCGCTGGAGATCGAACAGGTGTGTACCGCCACGCAGCAATTCACGCACCTGCAATTGCAAGGCGACATGCGGCTGTTGCTGCCGGGTGAGGGCGAAGCACTCGTGCCCGCCCTGCCCAGCCAGGCCACCTTGCCCACGACCATGGCCTTGATGGCCCAGGCCGTCTACCGCGACTACAAGGGCCACGGCGCCCAGCACGCCGGCGACGACGACCAGTTGCACGTGATGCTGCCGCTGACGGGCTCCACCCGGGCGCGCGGGGTGCTGATCATCTCGACCTCGCATGCACGCGCCCAGAAACTGGCCACTGAACGCACGCTGCTCGACGCCCTGGCCTCGCTGGTGGCCACCGCCCTGGAGCGCCTGCACTTTGTGAACGTGGCCCACCAGACCCAGCTGGAAATGAATGACGAGCGCCTGCGCGGCTCGATCCTGTCAGCCTTGTCGCACGACATCCGCACGCCGCTGACCTCGCTCTTCGGCTTGGCCGACACGCTCACCCTGCTGCAACCGCCGCTGCCCGCACCTGCCCATGAAATGGCGGGCGCCATCCGCGACCAGGCCATGCGCCTGCACAGCATGGTCAGCAACCTGCTGGACATGGCCCGGCTGCAAAGCGGCCAGCAAGCCGGCCAGCTGCCGCTGCGCCTGGAGTGGCAGCCCATCGAAGAGGTGATCGGCGCCAGCATCCAGTTGCTGGGGCACAGCCTGCATGGCCACCGCATCACCGTGCAACTGCCCGACACGCTGCCCCTGGTCGCCATCGATGCGGTGCTGATGGAACGCGTCTTTGGCAACCTCCTGGAAAACGCCAGCAAGTACGCCCCGCCCGGCTCCGACATCCATGTTCAAGCCCATACCGATGGCGCCCGGATGCTGGTCAGTGTGCGCAACGCCGGCTCGGGCTTCCCGGCAGACAAACTGCACCATGTGTTCGATGTGTTCGAGCGCGGCCAGCCTGAATCCGCCATCCCCGGCGTGGGGCTGGGCCTGTCGATCTGCCGTGTGATTGTCGAAGCCCATGGCGGCCAGATCGAGGCCCTGAACCCGCCAGAGGGTGGCGCCGAAGTGCGCTTCACCTTGCCGCTGGGCCACCCGCCAGCCATCGAGCCCGAGCTGGACATGCCCTCACCTGCCAGGCCAGGCGCCACGCTGGACACCAACACGGAGGCACGCCGATGA
- the hypA gene encoding hydrogenase maturation nickel metallochaperone HypA, protein MHELSLAMEIVQLLEAHAHELARITSLTLDIGTLSCVDEGALRTALDSALQGTLAQGALVHIHTIEALAQCQDCQHAFSPPTRIDPCPACGSFRKAWLAGQDFRLRSIEGVEHPRPA, encoded by the coding sequence ATGCATGAACTCTCCCTGGCCATGGAAATCGTGCAACTGCTGGAAGCCCACGCGCACGAGCTGGCCCGTATCACCAGCCTGACGCTGGACATCGGCACGCTCAGTTGCGTGGACGAAGGCGCGCTGCGCACCGCACTGGACAGCGCCTTGCAAGGCACGCTGGCACAGGGCGCTCTGGTGCACATCCACACCATCGAAGCCCTGGCGCAATGCCAGGATTGCCAGCACGCTTTCAGCCCCCCCACCCGCATCGACCCCTGCCCCGCCTGCGGCTCGTTCCGCAAGGCCTGGCTGGCCGGTCAGGATTTCAGATTGCGCAGCATCGAGGGCGTCGAGCACCCCAGGCCCGCCTGA
- a CDS encoding Ni/Fe hydrogenase subunit alpha → MPSPLETAEDPSGLNRVVIEPVSRVEGHGKVTLLLDEHRRVKQARLHIVEFRGFERFIQGRPYWEVPTLVQRLCGICPVSHLLAASKACDAFVIGNDRITPTAEKLRRLLHFAQVLQSNALHFFHLASPDLLFGFDDDVAHRNIVGVLQDHRELGLQGIRIRKYGQEVIRLLTGKRVHGTGSVPGGFNKALSSEDRKLMQGDIGQITDWCAHALGLARDLFLAGQPEQGEFANFPSMFMSLVRPDGAGDLYDGALRVNDAHGLHVVDQVDVHQYNQLLQEEVKPWTYMKFPHLRAMGPEHGWYRVGPLARINNASYLDTPRAEAAREEFKAWNHGKPVTASLAQHWARMIDMLHCAESIERLLNDPDIIGTDLMAKGTPLREGIGVIEAPRGTLIHHYRIGDDELISYANLIVSTTHNNTAMNEAVRSVAATYFDGRELSEGLLNHVEVAIRAYDPCLSCATHAVGKMPLRVELLDAEGQAIDLLLKHEDGRIEHPVLPANAQPGNWPS, encoded by the coding sequence ATGCCCAGCCCACTCGAAACCGCTGAAGACCCATCCGGCCTGAACCGCGTGGTGATCGAGCCTGTGAGCCGCGTTGAGGGCCACGGCAAGGTCACGCTGCTGCTGGACGAACACCGCCGCGTCAAACAGGCGCGCCTGCACATCGTCGAGTTCCGCGGCTTCGAACGCTTCATCCAGGGCCGCCCTTATTGGGAAGTGCCCACCCTGGTGCAACGCCTGTGCGGCATCTGCCCGGTCAGCCACCTGCTGGCGGCCAGCAAGGCCTGTGATGCCTTTGTGATCGGCAATGACCGCATCACACCGACGGCCGAGAAGCTGCGCCGCCTGCTGCACTTCGCGCAGGTGCTGCAGTCCAACGCGCTGCACTTCTTCCACCTCGCCTCGCCCGACCTGCTGTTCGGCTTTGACGATGACGTGGCCCACCGCAACATCGTGGGCGTGCTGCAGGACCACCGCGAGCTGGGCCTGCAAGGCATCCGCATCCGCAAGTACGGCCAGGAGGTGATCCGCCTGCTCACGGGCAAGCGCGTGCACGGCACGGGCTCGGTGCCCGGCGGCTTCAACAAGGCCTTGTCCAGCGAAGACCGCAAGCTGATGCAGGGTGACATCGGGCAGATCACCGACTGGTGCGCCCATGCGCTGGGCCTGGCCCGTGACCTGTTCCTGGCCGGGCAACCCGAGCAAGGTGAGTTTGCAAACTTCCCCTCGATGTTCATGTCCCTGGTGCGGCCCGATGGCGCGGGTGACCTGTACGACGGCGCCTTGCGCGTCAACGACGCACACGGCCTGCACGTGGTCGACCAGGTGGACGTGCACCAGTACAACCAACTGCTGCAAGAAGAGGTCAAGCCCTGGACCTACATGAAGTTCCCGCACCTGCGTGCCATGGGGCCCGAGCATGGCTGGTACCGCGTGGGGCCGCTGGCACGCATCAACAACGCCAGCTACCTCGACACACCACGGGCCGAGGCCGCCCGCGAGGAGTTCAAGGCCTGGAACCACGGCAAGCCGGTCACCGCCTCGCTGGCGCAGCATTGGGCGCGCATGATCGACATGCTGCATTGCGCCGAAAGCATCGAACGCCTGCTGAATGACCCGGACATCATCGGCACCGACCTGATGGCCAAAGGCACGCCCCTGCGCGAGGGCATCGGCGTGATCGAAGCCCCGCGCGGCACCCTGATCCACCACTACCGCATCGGTGACGACGAGCTGATCAGCTACGCCAACCTGATCGTCTCGACCACGCACAACAACACGGCCATGAACGAGGCTGTGCGCAGCGTGGCCGCGACATACTTTGATGGACGCGAATTGAGCGAAGGCCTGCTCAACCACGTCGAGGTGGCGATTCGCGCTTATGACCCCTGCCTGTCGTGTGCCACGCATGCCGTGGGCAAGATGCCGCTGCGCGTGGAGCTGCTGGACGCCGAAGGCCAGGCCATCGACCTGCTGCTCAAACACGAAGACGGCCGCATCGAGCACCCTGTGCTGCCAGCGAACGCCCAGCCGGGCAACTGGCCATCATGA
- a CDS encoding NADP oxidoreductase — MSRKLRIATCSLAGCFGCHMSFLDVDEALADLIEHIEFDRSPLTDIKQVSEQGVDIGLIEGGLCNRENVEVLHQFRQRCKVLVAVGACAMYGGVPALRNGIPVSELVAEAYLGTDVLNPQVPQDPELPPLLKKVLPLHEVVPIDYTLAGCPPPAAAFRELIMAMLEQRAPVLPEDLRRFD; from the coding sequence ATGAGCCGCAAGCTGCGCATTGCCACGTGCTCGCTGGCCGGCTGCTTTGGCTGCCACATGTCCTTTCTGGATGTGGATGAAGCCCTGGCCGACCTGATCGAGCACATCGAGTTCGACCGCAGCCCGCTGACCGACATCAAGCAGGTGAGCGAACAAGGCGTGGACATCGGTCTGATTGAAGGCGGCCTGTGCAACCGCGAGAACGTCGAGGTGCTGCACCAGTTCAGGCAGCGCTGCAAGGTACTGGTGGCCGTGGGCGCCTGCGCCATGTATGGCGGCGTGCCGGCCTTGCGCAATGGCATCCCGGTGTCGGAGCTGGTGGCCGAGGCCTATCTGGGCACCGATGTGCTCAACCCTCAGGTGCCGCAAGACCCCGAATTGCCCCCCTTGCTCAAGAAGGTGCTGCCGCTGCACGAAGTGGTGCCCATCGACTACACCCTGGCCGGTTGCCCGCCACCGGCCGCGGCCTTTCGCGAGCTGATCATGGCCATGCTTGAACAGCGTGCACCCGTGCTGCCTGAAGACCTGCGCCGTTTCGACTGA
- a CDS encoding 2Fe-2S iron-sulfur cluster-binding protein encodes MSTSPQATFKLDGRDIPFEPGQTIMQAAQAAGAYIPHLCHHADFDPIGSCKVCSVRIKGRTVTSCTMPASAGMEVESEAPDINLDRQRLIQMLFVEGNHHCPFCEKSGNCHLQALGYHLGMQDTHFVHEYPQHAVDATHPDVLLDRSRCVLCELCVRASREVDGKNVFAIGGRGLKTELLINSPSGTLKDSAVAATDRALSICPTGALMPKRQGFVIPIGQRHYDHADIAQRPEDT; translated from the coding sequence ATGAGCACGAGCCCCCAAGCGACCTTCAAGCTCGATGGCCGCGACATCCCCTTCGAGCCTGGCCAGACCATCATGCAGGCCGCGCAAGCTGCCGGCGCCTACATCCCGCACCTGTGCCACCACGCCGACTTCGATCCCATCGGCAGCTGCAAGGTCTGCAGCGTGCGCATCAAGGGCCGCACGGTCACCTCGTGCACCATGCCGGCCAGCGCGGGCATGGAAGTCGAGTCCGAAGCGCCCGACATCAACCTCGACCGCCAACGCCTCATCCAGATGCTGTTCGTGGAGGGCAACCACCACTGCCCCTTCTGCGAGAAAAGCGGCAACTGCCACCTGCAGGCCCTGGGCTACCACCTGGGCATGCAGGACACCCACTTCGTGCACGAATACCCGCAGCACGCGGTCGATGCCACGCACCCCGACGTGCTGCTGGACCGCAGCCGCTGTGTGCTGTGCGAACTGTGCGTGCGCGCCAGCCGCGAGGTGGACGGCAAGAACGTGTTCGCCATCGGTGGCCGCGGCCTGAAAACCGAGCTGCTGATCAACAGCCCCAGCGGCACCTTGAAAGACAGCGCCGTGGCCGCCACCGACCGCGCCTTGTCCATCTGCCCGACGGGCGCGCTCATGCCCAAGCGGCAAGGCTTTGTCATCCCCATCGGCCAGCGGCATTACGACCATGCCGACATCGCCCAGCGCCCGGAGGACACATGA